One genomic region from Nostoc sphaeroides encodes:
- a CDS encoding RNA-guided endonuclease InsQ/TnpB family protein — MIVFEAKLEGQNEQYRALDEAIRTARFVRNSCLRYWMDNKGIGRYDLNKFCAVLAASIEFPWVDKLNSMARQASAERAWSAIARFFDNCKKGKPGKKGFPKFKKEQTHGSVEYKTCGWKLSDDRRYITFSDGFKAGTFKLWGTRDLHFYQLKQFKRVRVVRRADGYYCQFCIDQERVERREPTGKTIGIDVGLNHFYTDSNGETVPNPRHLRKSEKSLRRLQRRMSKTKKGSQNRIKFRNKLARKHLKVSRQRKDFAVKTARCVVRSNDLVAYEDLMVRNMVKNHPLAKSISDASWSLFRDWVEYFGKVFGVVTVAVPPHYTSQNCSNCGEVVKKTFLTRTHVCPHCGHTQDRDWNAARNILEKGLSTAGHVGTNASGETDQYLSEETPSSKSTRGKRKPRERSLESPPSTK, encoded by the coding sequence ATGATCGTATTTGAGGCAAAACTTGAAGGACAAAACGAGCAGTATCGAGCGCTTGATGAAGCGATTCGTACTGCTCGTTTTGTGCGTAATAGCTGCCTGAGATACTGGATGGACAATAAGGGCATTGGACGCTATGACCTAAATAAATTTTGCGCTGTACTTGCAGCCAGTATTGAGTTTCCTTGGGTTGACAAGCTGAACTCAATGGCAAGACAAGCCAGTGCTGAAAGGGCGTGGTCTGCAATCGCTCGGTTCTTTGATAACTGCAAAAAAGGTAAACCAGGGAAAAAGGGATTTCCAAAGTTTAAGAAAGAACAAACGCATGGTTCTGTTGAGTACAAAACCTGTGGATGGAAACTTTCTGATGACCGCAGGTATATCACTTTCTCGGATGGATTTAAGGCAGGAACCTTTAAACTCTGGGGAACTCGTGACCTGCATTTCTACCAGCTTAAACAGTTTAAAAGGGTGCGGGTTGTACGTCGTGCAGATGGCTATTATTGCCAATTTTGCATTGACCAAGAGCGAGTTGAAAGACGAGAACCAACAGGAAAAACTATTGGTATTGATGTTGGACTGAACCATTTCTACACCGATAGTAACGGAGAGACAGTCCCCAATCCTAGACATCTTCGCAAGAGTGAGAAGTCTTTGAGGCGGTTGCAACGCCGGATGTCTAAGACTAAAAAAGGTTCTCAAAACAGAATTAAGTTTAGAAATAAACTTGCACGGAAACACCTCAAAGTAAGTCGCCAGCGTAAAGACTTTGCCGTTAAGACAGCAAGGTGCGTGGTGAGGTCTAACGACCTTGTGGCGTATGAAGATTTGATGGTGCGGAATATGGTGAAAAATCACCCCTTGGCTAAGTCTATTAGTGATGCTTCGTGGTCGTTGTTTCGTGATTGGGTTGAGTATTTCGGTAAGGTGTTTGGTGTGGTCACGGTTGCCGTTCCACCTCACTACACCAGTCAGAATTGCTCTAACTGTGGCGAGGTTGTCAAAAAGACGTTCTTAACCAGAACTCATGTTTGTCCTCATTGTGGGCATACCCAAGACAGGGATTGGAACGCAGCGCGGAACATATTAGAAAAAGGATTGAGTACGGCAGGTCACGTCGGAACTAACGCCTCTGGAGAGACTGACCAATACTTGAGTGAGGAAACTCCTTCAAGCAAGTCAACTCGTGGAAAGAGGAAACCCAGAGAGCGATCTTTGGAATCCCCACCCTCAACGAAGTAG
- a CDS encoding glycosyltransferase, producing MKIVQVNYKDTVGYRFNGGALIPWLRSCGHNAVQAVGIKQSLNDSSVNIVPHPWRFPAEFFARLVHRVERAISIHNVLYPQSFLLPFNPAFKAADVVHYHIIHNEFFSYLAFPWLTRLKPTVWSLHDPWAITGHCVHPFDCKGWKTGCHPCPHLDYPFAIRKDRAWLNYKLKNFAYKYSQLHLIVASQWMQSLVEQSPLLSRFPVHHIPFGLDLNLFSPGNKAEAKAKLGIPTDQIVISLRSLQGPYKGLEYSIKALELLPANAAVHVLTCQAKSLLSSLADKFQITELGEIDGDAAMVDFFRATDIHLMPSMAESFGMMAIEAAACGVPSVVFSGTPLPEVCFAPEGGIAVERGDSQKLAEAIYSLIRDSQKRELMGFRARELAEQNYDFDRYATRIMSIYAQAIDKHSRAKLW from the coding sequence ATGAAAATTGTGCAGGTTAATTACAAAGATACTGTAGGGTATCGTTTTAATGGAGGTGCTTTAATTCCGTGGTTGCGTAGTTGCGGACACAATGCCGTTCAGGCAGTGGGAATTAAACAGTCTCTTAACGATTCCTCCGTCAATATTGTTCCACACCCGTGGCGCTTCCCAGCAGAGTTCTTCGCTCGGTTAGTACATCGAGTAGAGAGGGCCATCAGCATTCATAACGTACTGTATCCCCAATCTTTCCTTTTGCCTTTTAATCCGGCATTCAAAGCGGCAGATGTAGTCCATTACCACATTATCCATAATGAATTCTTCAGCTATCTGGCTTTTCCTTGGCTGACTAGACTAAAGCCCACAGTGTGGTCTTTACACGACCCTTGGGCAATTACAGGGCATTGTGTCCATCCCTTCGATTGTAAGGGTTGGAAAACTGGCTGTCATCCTTGCCCACACCTTGATTATCCATTCGCCATACGCAAAGATCGAGCATGGCTTAATTACAAACTTAAAAACTTTGCTTATAAATACTCCCAGCTACATCTGATAGTCGCTAGCCAATGGATGCAAAGCTTGGTTGAGCAGTCTCCATTACTGAGTAGATTTCCAGTACATCACATACCTTTTGGATTGGACTTGAATCTCTTCTCACCAGGGAACAAAGCTGAAGCCAAAGCAAAACTTGGTATTCCTACGGATCAGATTGTTATCAGTCTGCGGTCCCTCCAAGGGCCCTATAAGGGACTTGAGTATTCTATTAAAGCATTAGAGCTATTGCCTGCTAATGCAGCAGTTCATGTATTAACCTGTCAGGCAAAAAGCTTACTATCATCTCTGGCAGATAAGTTTCAGATCACGGAACTAGGAGAAATCGATGGTGATGCGGCAATGGTCGATTTTTTTCGTGCCACTGACATACACCTTATGCCTTCTATGGCTGAGAGCTTTGGCATGATGGCGATAGAAGCCGCAGCTTGTGGTGTGCCGTCAGTAGTTTTCTCTGGAACGCCTTTACCAGAAGTTTGTTTTGCACCTGAAGGAGGCATCGCAGTAGAACGGGGTGATAGCCAGAAATTAGCTGAGGCGATCTACTCCCTAATTCGTGATTCACAAAAACGAGAGTTAATGGGCTTCAGAGCCAGAGAATTAGCGGAGCAGAATTATGATTTTGATCGGTATGCTACCAGGATAATGTCGATTTATGCTCAGGCTATCGATAAGCATTCCAGAGCTAAGTTGTGGTAA
- a CDS encoding glycosyltransferase, with amino-acid sequence MKEIRVEDMYPLVSVAIPVYNGANYMRDAIDSALAQTYPNFEVLVVNDGSQDGGATEEIAHSYGDRIRYFSKFNGGVASALNLALKEAKGEYFCWLSHDDVYLPDKVAREMEKLLSLPDANAVVFCRYSIMNPEGKHLYDAPQPPEFAPSRAAYQLILGQWLHCCTILASKALYLESGGFREDLPTTQDYDLLVKIGLRHPFVELPEILLKARSHPEQGCLTLGHLKEVERFFEEHIPLLSEEYMHNNFTWEESVDAFMALGRQMRDRHFANGVLVVAKQLIYCEARRAEPEALWQALHELTIKDYAIACEQQAVQTDQHSTAPYAENNLKVLARRWLPPKAWDKLRSLRDRLQNTPVSTQQTIQKEEELRLASLDFNKIYENNGFAGTESRSGEGSTLFQTRIIREKIPQLLDELGVQHLLDVPCGDWHWMRHVNLAEVYYTGGDIVQTIIDKNNKAYGKENCKFEYLNIISSLLPKADLILCRDCLVHLNFIDGLAALEQFRNSGAKWLLTTTFTERDSNTDLYEGDIWRPLNLEKPPYNLPKPERYINEGCTEFDGLFSDKCLGLWQLN; translated from the coding sequence ATGAAAGAAATAAGAGTGGAAGATATGTACCCTTTAGTATCCGTTGCTATCCCCGTCTACAACGGAGCAAATTACATGCGTGATGCCATTGACAGTGCTTTGGCGCAAACATACCCTAACTTTGAGGTATTAGTTGTCAATGATGGTTCACAGGATGGGGGGGCAACTGAAGAAATTGCCCACTCCTATGGCGATCGCATTCGATATTTTTCCAAGTTTAATGGTGGAGTCGCCTCGGCTTTAAATCTGGCATTAAAAGAAGCCAAAGGTGAATACTTCTGTTGGCTTTCTCATGATGATGTTTACCTTCCAGACAAAGTAGCGAGAGAAATGGAAAAGCTCCTTTCGCTACCTGATGCTAATGCTGTGGTATTCTGTCGCTATTCGATCATGAATCCTGAGGGAAAACATCTATACGATGCTCCCCAACCGCCTGAATTTGCACCCAGTCGAGCTGCTTATCAACTGATACTGGGACAGTGGCTTCATTGCTGCACTATCTTGGCATCCAAGGCATTATATCTTGAGAGTGGCGGTTTCCGGGAAGACTTGCCAACTACGCAAGACTACGACTTATTGGTAAAAATTGGGTTGAGGCATCCGTTTGTAGAACTACCAGAGATACTTCTAAAGGCGCGATCGCACCCAGAACAAGGTTGTTTGACTCTTGGACACCTAAAAGAAGTCGAGCGTTTTTTTGAAGAACACATCCCGTTGTTATCTGAGGAGTATATGCATAACAACTTTACATGGGAGGAGAGCGTTGACGCATTTATGGCATTGGGCCGTCAGATGCGCGATCGCCACTTTGCGAATGGCGTGCTGGTAGTTGCCAAGCAGTTGATTTATTGCGAAGCGCGGCGAGCAGAACCAGAAGCGTTATGGCAGGCGCTTCATGAACTAACTATCAAAGACTATGCTATTGCTTGCGAACAGCAAGCTGTCCAGACAGATCAGCATTCAACTGCACCCTATGCTGAGAACAACCTGAAAGTATTGGCGCGTCGGTGGCTTCCTCCAAAGGCTTGGGACAAACTTCGGAGCTTGCGCGATCGCCTGCAAAATACCCCAGTCTCCACTCAGCAGACTATCCAAAAGGAGGAGGAGCTACGGCTTGCTTCGCTGGATTTTAACAAAATCTACGAAAACAACGGATTTGCGGGAACAGAGTCACGCTCTGGTGAGGGATCTACGCTCTTTCAGACTCGCATTATCCGCGAGAAAATCCCCCAATTATTAGATGAGCTAGGGGTACAACATCTTCTTGATGTGCCGTGTGGAGACTGGCACTGGATGCGCCATGTGAATCTAGCTGAGGTCTACTACACTGGTGGCGATATAGTTCAGACTATTATTGATAAAAATAACAAAGCCTACGGCAAAGAAAATTGCAAATTTGAATACCTAAATATTATTAGTAGCTTACTACCAAAGGCTGATCTGATCCTCTGTCGAGATTGTTTGGTTCACCTCAACTTTATTGACGGGTTAGCTGCCCTTGAACAGTTTCGTAACAGTGGAGCAAAGTGGTTACTCACAACCACATTCACTGAACGAGACAGCAACACTGATCTCTATGAAGGAGATATCTGGCGACCACTTAATCTAGAAAAGCCCCCTTACAATCTCCCTAAACCGGAGCGGTACATCAATGAAGGATGTACTGAGTTCGATGGTTTATTTAGCGATAAGTGCTTGGGATTGTGGCAACTGAACTAA
- a CDS encoding ABC transporter ATP-binding protein — protein sequence MSAPIIAVRNLNKSYRLYSKPADRLKELLLPWRTWHSSFFALQDISFDLQPTEHLGIIGMNGAGKSTLLQILAGVLTPTSGTVEINGRVSALLELGAGFNPELTGRENVDFLATTLNSGNKITKDAIDQIINFADIGEFIDQPVKTYSSGMFVRLAFAINIIHAPDILIIDEALAVGDILFQQKCMRSLTEFCTQGTVLFVSHDPSSVKKICTKALWLEGGRIREYGDAKEVCDRYVGAANEAFGRTYIENIPEVKVDQHTSNLVQAPHHILGKTKIKIDLLSNLKAGLFEKYDCIGTREAEILDASFEKIDESDSVMFTGNELCRLVVYVRSLKELPNAVVGFIVKDKLGQYILGLNSLDCKLPLNILADRVYAVVFEFNLPKIANGNYTTDLAIAEGDVNNYRQLHWVYDALQFAVERLDYRGVMIEPLFDSVYLLD from the coding sequence ATGTCTGCTCCTATAATTGCTGTTCGGAATCTGAATAAATCTTACCGTCTATATTCTAAACCTGCTGATCGGCTCAAAGAATTACTACTGCCGTGGCGTACTTGGCATTCTTCGTTTTTTGCACTCCAGGACATCAGTTTTGATCTCCAACCGACTGAACATCTTGGCATTATAGGAATGAATGGTGCTGGTAAGTCAACCCTTTTACAGATTCTGGCTGGTGTGTTAACTCCAACTAGCGGAACGGTAGAAATAAATGGGCGTGTCTCTGCACTTCTCGAATTGGGAGCGGGATTTAATCCAGAATTGACTGGGCGAGAAAATGTAGACTTTTTAGCTACAACATTGAATTCTGGAAACAAGATCACAAAAGATGCTATTGATCAGATCATCAATTTTGCTGATATTGGTGAGTTTATAGATCAACCAGTAAAGACCTATTCGAGTGGTATGTTTGTTCGCTTGGCTTTTGCCATCAATATCATTCATGCTCCAGATATTCTCATTATTGATGAGGCGTTGGCAGTTGGTGACATTTTATTCCAGCAGAAATGTATGCGAAGTCTAACTGAGTTTTGTACTCAAGGTACTGTTTTATTTGTCAGTCACGATCCATCATCGGTAAAAAAAATCTGCACTAAAGCATTATGGCTTGAAGGCGGACGGATAAGAGAGTATGGAGATGCCAAAGAAGTTTGCGACAGATATGTTGGTGCAGCTAATGAAGCTTTTGGACGAACTTATATTGAAAATATACCAGAAGTTAAAGTTGATCAACATACATCAAATCTTGTACAAGCACCCCATCATATCTTAGGCAAGACAAAAATTAAAATTGATTTATTATCTAATCTGAAAGCAGGGTTATTTGAAAAATATGATTGTATTGGAACACGTGAAGCCGAAATTCTAGACGCATCGTTTGAGAAGATAGATGAAAGTGATTCTGTAATGTTTACAGGTAATGAGTTGTGCCGATTGGTTGTTTACGTGCGATCGCTAAAGGAATTGCCAAATGCTGTAGTTGGTTTTATCGTGAAAGATAAGCTTGGTCAGTATATTTTGGGGCTGAATTCCCTTGATTGTAAACTGCCACTCAATATATTGGCGGATCGGGTTTATGCGGTTGTCTTTGAGTTTAACTTGCCAAAAATAGCAAATGGTAATTACACTACTGATTTGGCAATTGCTGAAGGTGATGTGAACAACTATAGACAATTGCACTGGGTTTATGATGCGTTGCAATTTGCGGTTGAGAGATTGGACTATCGTGGTGTAATGATAGAACCTTTATTTGATAGTGTTTATTTGCTAGACTAG
- a CDS encoding DegT/DnrJ/EryC1/StrS family aminotransferase, giving the protein MSQTNIPVLDLKPQYDSIKAEIQVAISRVLESGQFIMGPDVKLFEQEVAAYLGTRHAIAVNSGTDALVIGLKALGIGAGDEVITTPFSFFATAESISNVGATPIFADVNPDSFNIDPEAIIAKITPNTKAIMPVHLYGNPAAMAAIVDIAQGHNLKIIEDCAQSFGARYYGTCSACNDKCQNSTRTTITGKQTGTIGNVGAYSFFPSKNLGAYGDGGLIVTDDDQVAEMARMLRVHGAKKKYHNEVLGYNSRLDTLQAAILRVKLPHIDQWNEGRRLVAKTYNQLLADVTGVVTPELADGHVFHQYTIRILDGKRDRVHQYLTAQGIGSMIYQIAVIPLPQRFVVRGCKAVKNETPSDQN; this is encoded by the coding sequence ATGAGCCAAACTAATATTCCCGTCCTCGATCTAAAACCCCAGTACGACAGTATCAAAGCAGAGATTCAGGTGGCGATTTCTCGTGTTTTAGAGTCTGGTCAGTTTATTATGGGGCCAGATGTTAAGCTATTTGAGCAAGAAGTAGCTGCGTATTTGGGGACACGCCATGCGATCGCTGTTAACTCTGGTACTGATGCTTTAGTGATTGGCTTAAAAGCTTTGGGAATTGGTGCAGGGGATGAGGTAATTACAACTCCCTTTAGCTTCTTTGCCACTGCTGAATCAATTAGTAATGTGGGGGCGACACCAATATTTGCCGATGTTAATCCAGATAGTTTCAATATTGATCCAGAGGCAATAATAGCAAAAATTACGCCCAATACCAAAGCAATTATGCCCGTTCACCTTTACGGGAACCCAGCGGCTATGGCTGCGATCGTGGATATTGCTCAAGGGCATAATTTGAAAATAATTGAAGACTGCGCTCAGTCATTTGGCGCACGCTACTACGGCACTTGTTCTGCTTGTAACGACAAATGTCAAAATAGCACTCGCACGACAATTACTGGAAAACAAACAGGCACAATTGGTAACGTGGGAGCCTATTCCTTCTTTCCCTCTAAAAATTTGGGAGCTTATGGGGATGGAGGACTAATTGTTACTGATGACGATCAAGTAGCAGAAATGGCTCGAATGCTACGGGTACATGGGGCGAAGAAGAAGTATCATAATGAGGTTTTGGGTTATAATTCACGTCTGGATACGCTGCAAGCAGCAATTTTACGTGTAAAGTTGCCTCATATTGATCAATGGAATGAAGGTAGACGCTTAGTTGCCAAAACCTACAACCAACTCTTAGCAGATGTCACGGGTGTAGTCACACCAGAACTCGCTGATGGTCATGTGTTTCATCAGTATACAATTAGGATTTTAGATGGAAAGCGCGATCGGGTGCATCAATATTTAACTGCACAAGGTATTGGCTCAATGATTTATCAAATCGCTGTAATACCCCTGCCTCAACGCTTCGTAGTTCGTGGATGTAAAGCGGTCAAAAACGAAACACCTTCTGACCAAAATTGA
- a CDS encoding Gfo/Idh/MocA family protein, translated as MTDYINKKVIVVGAGNWGKNLVRNFHNLGALAGVAEAHPGLREAIATTYPDTVTYSDFQVALETDVPAIVLATPAPTHYQLAMAALAAGKDVFVEKPMTLLTNEARTLAEYADKQGRILMVGHLLLYQPAIAWMRDYLASGKAGKVLHVATQRLKLGKVRTQENVWWSFAPHDVSVVLDLLGNPQLQKVHAQGNAILQPGIADHVEVDLRFQSGQSAQINCSWYWPFTQRTTVVIAQKQMLVYDEIQQTVTIHHKYIDQDLNHHDDGSEIVEVAASEPLKIECQHFLNCVKTRQKPNSDGWNGVAVVEILEEAQKFLHG; from the coding sequence GTGACAGATTATATAAACAAAAAAGTAATAGTGGTCGGCGCTGGAAACTGGGGCAAAAACCTAGTGCGTAATTTCCACAATTTAGGGGCATTAGCTGGGGTCGCTGAAGCCCATCCAGGTCTGCGAGAAGCGATCGCCACAACCTACCCAGATACAGTTACTTATAGTGACTTCCAAGTAGCCCTAGAAACTGATGTCCCGGCGATAGTATTGGCAACTCCTGCACCAACCCATTATCAATTAGCAATGGCAGCCTTAGCAGCAGGTAAGGATGTGTTTGTCGAAAAGCCGATGACGCTCTTAACTAATGAAGCCCGAACGCTTGCCGAATATGCAGACAAACAAGGGCGGATTCTGATGGTGGGTCATTTATTATTGTATCAACCTGCGATCGCTTGGATGCGGGACTATCTAGCCAGTGGCAAGGCGGGAAAGGTGCTACACGTCGCTACGCAAAGGTTGAAACTAGGCAAGGTACGCACACAAGAAAATGTTTGGTGGTCTTTTGCTCCTCATGATGTTTCGGTAGTACTAGATTTGTTAGGAAACCCGCAATTGCAAAAAGTACACGCTCAGGGAAATGCTATTTTGCAACCAGGGATTGCAGATCATGTAGAAGTTGACCTCCGCTTCCAAAGTGGTCAATCTGCTCAGATTAATTGTTCTTGGTACTGGCCATTCACGCAGCGCACTACGGTAGTTATTGCCCAAAAGCAAATGCTGGTTTACGATGAAATCCAACAAACGGTAACAATCCACCACAAATATATCGACCAAGATTTAAACCATCACGACGACGGGAGCGAAATAGTCGAAGTAGCGGCATCTGAACCTCTAAAAATAGAGTGCCAGCACTTCTTAAATTGTGTGAAAACTCGTCAAAAACCCAATTCTGATGGCTGGAATGGAGTAGCAGTTGTAGAAATTTTAGAGGAGGCGCAAAAGTTCTTACATGGCTAA
- a CDS encoding acyltransferase: MANYFVHESSYVDEGAQIGEDTKIWHFCHILGKAKIGENCVFGQNVLVSNHVVVGDYCKIQNNVSLYEGVILEDYVFCGPSMVFTNVKTPRCEFPRNTSNDYLRTLVKRGTSIGANATIVCGITLNEYAFVAAGAVVTKDIPSYAIAAGIPAKIIGWMSAYGDVLEFDADAYAIDSTGTKYQKISETEVIRVS, translated from the coding sequence ATGGCTAACTATTTTGTGCATGAATCTAGTTATGTGGATGAAGGTGCCCAAATTGGTGAAGATACAAAAATTTGGCACTTTTGCCACATCTTGGGCAAAGCTAAAATTGGTGAAAACTGCGTCTTCGGACAGAATGTTTTGGTTTCTAATCACGTAGTCGTTGGCGATTACTGCAAAATTCAAAATAATGTCTCCCTTTATGAGGGAGTGATTCTGGAAGACTACGTTTTTTGTGGGCCAAGCATGGTCTTTACTAATGTCAAAACACCCAGGTGTGAGTTTCCGCGCAATACCAGCAATGATTACCTGAGAACTTTGGTGAAACGGGGAACTAGTATTGGGGCAAATGCGACCATCGTTTGTGGTATAACCTTGAACGAATATGCCTTCGTCGCCGCTGGTGCTGTAGTGACAAAAGATATACCATCATACGCGATCGCCGCCGGAATCCCAGCAAAAATTATTGGTTGGATGAGTGCCTACGGCGATGTGCTAGAGTTTGATGCTGATGCCTATGCCATCGACTCCACAGGAACTAAATATCAAAAAATATCAGAAACAGAGGTTATAAGGGTTTCATGA
- a CDS encoding glycosyltransferase family 4 protein yields the protein MDVLIADFDFFSTAGGGQTYYRKLVERNPGVRFHFFTRNSNLEQSEPNQDLVLPTNAFPIPYKCDKRLPYLLNVMPEQFPCITPEIIYGIADEAANMAYSVAGRTFDVVDVPSFRSVLLFLTAMFQYNEVRCSTYVLSIHGWAHKAIDFSWERERSQAIVKSLLAMEQGCLEGADIRYEISKFSFQNTEQLTSYPLLYYDIHNVLDSICTPKTLEQSADNLPDIWYPARLDRQKGADIFLQIVSRLPKNLYGSIRLCGPDGEEAGRTWSDRVLSLAQSLGVEIFYHGSLSRDQVIEQVFSQPNYCIFPSRYDSFGLAITEALFSGCPVAASDQCGASHFLLEEYPEIPFTLFDINNLDTAVQKISEDLAQYAQLRDNLRLTLLKSPLKSWSQDAVIPIYHSQAIQNPAQRALMEKYVFSAILAAKAMEKSVFSTKIAAKFIKNPYILRLWRLVKSICPMYLRKILRKMASLIK from the coding sequence ATGGATGTTCTAATTGCAGATTTTGATTTCTTTTCCACTGCCGGTGGTGGGCAAACTTACTATCGTAAGCTCGTTGAGCGTAATCCTGGCGTTCGCTTTCATTTCTTCACACGAAATTCTAATTTAGAGCAGTCTGAGCCCAATCAGGATCTAGTGTTGCCCACCAATGCTTTTCCCATTCCTTATAAATGTGACAAGCGTTTGCCATATCTTCTCAACGTCATGCCTGAACAGTTTCCTTGTATTACTCCCGAAATCATCTATGGGATTGCGGATGAGGCAGCAAACATGGCCTACAGTGTCGCGGGTCGAACCTTCGATGTTGTCGATGTGCCAAGTTTTAGATCTGTGCTGCTATTCCTTACAGCGATGTTCCAGTATAATGAGGTTCGATGTAGTACATACGTGTTGAGCATTCATGGATGGGCACACAAAGCCATAGATTTTTCTTGGGAGCGAGAGCGATCGCAAGCCATTGTTAAATCGCTGCTGGCAATGGAACAAGGTTGCCTGGAAGGGGCAGATATCCGCTACGAAATCTCCAAATTTAGCTTTCAGAATACCGAACAGCTAACTTCCTATCCCCTTCTGTATTACGATATTCACAATGTACTTGACTCCATCTGTACTCCGAAAACCCTGGAGCAATCAGCAGACAATCTCCCCGATATCTGGTATCCTGCACGCCTTGATCGACAAAAGGGTGCTGATATCTTTTTGCAAATTGTGTCCCGTTTACCTAAGAATTTGTATGGTAGTATTCGCCTGTGTGGACCTGACGGGGAAGAGGCTGGGCGTACTTGGTCAGATCGAGTTCTTTCCCTAGCTCAGAGCCTTGGAGTTGAAATTTTTTATCACGGTTCGTTAAGTCGCGATCAAGTGATTGAACAGGTTTTTTCCCAACCAAATTACTGTATATTTCCGTCGCGCTATGACTCTTTCGGTTTGGCAATCACAGAAGCGCTTTTTTCTGGATGTCCAGTAGCCGCATCCGATCAATGCGGGGCATCTCATTTTCTTCTAGAAGAATACCCAGAAATTCCCTTTACTTTGTTTGATATCAATAACTTAGATACTGCTGTACAAAAAATTTCTGAAGACTTGGCCCAATATGCCCAACTTCGGGACAATCTTAGACTAACCCTGCTAAAGTCCCCATTGAAGTCTTGGTCTCAAGACGCAGTGATTCCCATCTATCATTCGCAAGCAATCCAAAATCCAGCACAACGGGCTTTGATGGAGAAATATGTTTTCTCCGCAATATTAGCTGCTAAAGCTATGGAAAAATCTGTTTTTTCTACAAAAATAGCTGCTAAATTCATAAAAAATCCTTATATTCTGAGACTCTGGCGCTTGGTTAAATCTATATGCCCTATGTATTTACGCAAAATTCTGCGTAAAATGGCAAGCTTAATCAAATAA
- a CDS encoding ABC transporter permease, whose amino-acid sequence MPSIPHSDILLLFRMSRMDIRKRYLGTLLGSAWAIISPLITTGLIYVVTIYGLKAGGAVGNASYVNWLISGMLAWFFVLEILSTGINAIVENSHLVTKIRFPLRLLVMVKVVSAMPIHILLMLILMLLMAVQGVGSFAYWLQLPYYFLCATILTLGINYLTSAAQVFTRDIGSVMGVILQALFWATPIFWRADLIANSKFGFLLYSPFAYIITGYRDSLFNGLPFWQRPVETVIFWITALFILFFGMLFFQRVRPHFADVL is encoded by the coding sequence ATGCCCAGCATTCCGCACTCCGATATTTTACTTTTGTTTAGGATGTCCAGAATGGACATCAGAAAACGTTATCTTGGAACTCTACTAGGTAGTGCATGGGCAATTATTTCTCCTTTGATAACTACTGGTCTCATCTATGTTGTGACGATTTATGGATTAAAAGCTGGGGGCGCTGTGGGGAATGCGTCCTACGTTAACTGGCTAATTTCTGGGATGTTGGCTTGGTTCTTTGTCCTGGAAATCCTGTCCACAGGAATCAATGCTATCGTAGAAAACTCTCATTTGGTTACAAAAATCCGTTTTCCATTGCGCCTACTAGTAATGGTGAAGGTCGTCTCCGCTATGCCAATCCATATTCTGTTGATGCTGATTCTTATGCTTTTAATGGCGGTGCAAGGTGTCGGCTCCTTCGCTTATTGGCTGCAATTGCCATACTACTTTCTCTGTGCAACGATCCTGACGCTGGGAATAAATTATCTCACTTCAGCTGCTCAGGTGTTTACCAGAGATATTGGCAGCGTTATGGGAGTTATTTTACAAGCACTATTCTGGGCTACGCCGATATTCTGGAGAGCAGACTTAATCGCCAATTCAAAATTCGGTTTTCTCCTCTACAGCCCATTCGCGTATATTATTACTGGATACCGCGATAGCCTATTCAATGGATTACCTTTTTGGCAGCGCCCGGTAGAAACCGTAATATTCTGGATCACTGCACTATTTATTTTGTTCTTCGGTATGCTTTTCTTCCAGCGTGTTCGTCCTCACTTTGCTGATGTACTCTAA